In one Gallus gallus isolate bGalGal1 chromosome 20, bGalGal1.mat.broiler.GRCg7b, whole genome shotgun sequence genomic region, the following are encoded:
- the ROMO1 gene encoding reactive oxygen species modulator 1 — protein MPVTVGPYGQSQPSCFDRVKMGFVMGFAVGMAAGALFGTFSCLRIGMRGRELMGGVGKTMMQSGGTFGTFMAIGMGIRC, from the exons ATGCCCGTGACCGTGGGCCCGTACGGGCAGTCGCAGCCCAGCTGCTTCGACAGAGTGAAGATGGGCTTCGTGATGGGCTTCGCCGTGGGCATGGCGGCGGGAGCGCTGTTCGGCACCTTCTCGTGCCTCAG GATCGGCATGAGAGGACGAGAGCTGATGGGCGGAGTTGGCAAAACGATGATGCAGAGCGGTGGGACGTTCGGGACGTTCATGGCTATAGGCATGGGAATCCGCTGCTGA
- the NFS1 gene encoding cysteine desulfurase, mitochondrial, which produces MQLWRCLAALRAVPPSPRRLSAAAPRTRTEADGAGPRGDGDGALRPLYLDVQATTPLDPRVLDRMLPYLTGCYGNPHSRTHAYGWESEAATERARRQVADLIGADPREIIFTSGATESNNMAIKGVARFYKSRKKHIITMQTEHKCVLDSCRSLEAEGFQITYLPVQKNGLIDLKELEAAFQPDTSLVSVMAVNNEIGVKQPIRDIGEICRARQVFFHTDAAQAVGKIPLDVNDSKIDLMSISGHKIYGPKGVGAIYVRRRPRVRLEPLQSGGGQERGLRSGTVPTPLAVGLGAACEVAQEEMEYDHKRISQLAERLVTKILSEVPDVVMNGDREHRYPGCINLSFAYVEGESLLMALKDVALSSGSACTSASLEPSYVLRAIGADEDLAHSSIRFGIGRFTTEEEIDYTVQKCIQHVKRLREMSPLWEMVQDGIDLKSIKWSQH; this is translated from the exons ATGCAGCTGTGGCGGTGCCTGGCGGCCCTGCGGGCGGTTCCGCCCTCCCCGCGGCGGCTCTCGGCGGCGGCACCGCGAACGCGGACCGAGGCGGACGGAGCGG GGCCGCGTGGCGACGGAGACGGCGCTCTGCGGCCGCTGTACCTGGACGTGCAGGCCACCACCCCGCTG GACCCGCGGGTGTTGGACCGCATGCTGCCCTACCTGACCGGCTGCTACGGGAACCCGCACTCCCGCACCCACGCGTACGGATGGGAGAGCGAGGCCGCCACCGAGCGCGCCCGGCGG CAAGTTGCGGATTTAATAGGAGCGGATCCAAGAGAAATCATTTTCACCAGCGGGGCTACGGAATCCAATAATATGGCCATTAAG GGTGTTGCGAGGTTCTATAAGTCCAGGAAGAAGCACATCATTACCATGCAGACGGAGCACAAGTGTGTGTTGGATTCCTGCCGCTCCTTGGAGGCTGAAGGCTTTCAGATCACTTATCTGCCCGTCCAAAAAAATGGGCTGATCGATTTGAAG GAGCTGGAGGCTGCGTTCCAGCCAGACACAAGCTTGGTTTCTGTGATGGCTGTGAATAACGAAATAGGAGTGAAGCAGCCAATTCGTGACATTG GTGAGATCTGCCGCGCACGTCAGGTTTTCTTCCACACGGATGCTGCACAAGCAGTTGGTAAAATTCCTCTGGACGTCAATGACTCGAAAATTGATCTAATGAGCATCAGCGGCCATAAAATTTATGGGCCCAAAG GGGTTGGTGCCATCTACGTTCGGCGGCGACCGCGCGTGCGGCTGGAACCCCTGCAGAGCGGGGGAGGCCAGGAGAGAGGGCTGCGATCCGGGACTGTGCCCACACCGCTGGCTGTGGGCCTGGGGGCGGCGTGTGAAGTGGcacaggaggagatggag TATGACCATAAGCGAATCTCACAGCTGGCAGAACGGCTCGTTACGAAAATACTGAGTGAAGTTCCTGATGTGGTTATGAATGGAGACAGAGAGCATCGTTATCCAG gaTGCATCAATTTATCTTTTGCGTATGTGGAAGGGGAGAGTCTTCTCATGGCTCTGAAAGATGTGGCTCTATCTTCAGGAAG TGCTTGCACATCAGCTTCTCTGGAGCCTTCATATGTTTTGCGGGCAATCGGAGCGGATGAGGACTTGGCTCACTCCTCTATAAG aTTTGGCATTGGTCGTTTCactacagaagaagaaatagattATACGGTGCAGAAATGCATACAGCATGTTAAGAGGCTGAGGGAAATGAG CCCTCTTTGGGAAATGGTGCAGGACGGAATTGACCTCAAAAGCATTAAATGGAGTCAGCATTGA